A region from the Chloroflexota bacterium genome encodes:
- a CDS encoding PIG-L family deacetylase has translation MRILALAASPGDAEMCCGGTLARVVAMRGAVAICTLGNGNSVGDEAPPREQADAHRAEAEAAAGSLGAECFWFGHSDFSVANDAVTRMQLVEVVRKFRPNALLAPASVDAHHDLRDVLRLALDAAHLAAAPTARTDQDPLDAPPAVFGYQPRWFEGFTPDTYVDVSDTIDAKQAAIAHLKALAHWYLTRRGIDIAEAAETVSAYRGLQAGVDFAEAFAATPIAGGSATTRILP, from the coding sequence ATGCGCATCCTCGCCCTGGCCGCTTCGCCCGGCGACGCCGAGATGTGCTGCGGCGGCACGCTGGCGCGCGTGGTGGCCATGCGTGGCGCGGTGGCGATCTGCACGCTGGGCAACGGCAACAGCGTTGGCGATGAGGCGCCGCCGCGGGAGCAGGCCGACGCGCATCGCGCCGAAGCGGAGGCTGCGGCCGGGTCCCTGGGCGCGGAGTGTTTCTGGTTCGGCCACTCGGACTTCAGCGTGGCCAACGACGCGGTGACGCGAATGCAACTGGTCGAGGTGGTGCGGAAGTTCCGGCCGAATGCCCTGCTCGCGCCGGCGTCGGTGGACGCGCACCACGACCTGCGCGACGTCTTGCGGCTGGCGCTCGACGCCGCGCACCTTGCCGCCGCGCCCACCGCCCGCACCGACCAGGACCCCCTGGACGCGCCGCCCGCGGTGTTCGGCTACCAGCCGCGATGGTTCGAGGGTTTCACCCCCGACACCTACGTGGACGTGAGCGACACGATCGACGCAAAGCAGGCGGCCATCGCGCACCTCAAGGCGCTGGCGCACTGGTACCTGACGCGGCGGGGCATCGACATCGCCGAGGCGGCCGAGACGGTGTCGGCGTATCGCGGACTCCAGGCCGGCGTGGACTTCGCCGAGGCGTTCGCGGCGACGCCAATCGCCGGCGGCTCGGCCACAACTCGCATCCTCCCGTAG
- a CDS encoding ATP-dependent DNA helicase — protein sequence MNGPTDGRRSLERLFGAGGALSRLLPEYETRDCQLQMAGFVEDALAAGQHALVEAGTGTGKSLAYLAPLLRAKSQAIVSTATKALQDQLWFHDLPLAVRLTGVSPTVARLKGRANYLCLLSLDAQAQMPDAAVVGHMPEVRAWADRTTSGDMDELGEGATPVLRAALTRGTETCEGRLCPFVRECWAEKARTQAADAQIVITNHHLVLVDAKLRSVGDEDGSGMPLPQGAPAVLDEAHTLEDAATSVFAAEIDAGRASRMLNTRRVIDAVGRGRAGTIRAALEASTAAFAQVERMLGAGRSPIREEVPAGIRLAELATDLAEAVGEVADGEEGAWLSRRLRELAMDADRVFRVGDPDWVHYAERSDERGIVATAAPIDVASTFKRLVADRRQVIGTSATLTVGGSFDYTADRLGLAGAEGMVTEPAFDYRRQALLYLPHDVAEPPAGGGASEVYAAAVAARIEALVQASGGGAFCLFTSHRALRDAWRRLSGRLAFPVLRQGQAPTPVLLDQFRAAGNAVLFGTRSFWEGVDVPGEALSLVIITRLPFAVPDDPVIAARTDRLRAEGRNWFGEFALPRATLLLKQGVGRLIRSSQDRGVVAILDRRLTTRRYGDLVLDSLPPARRTAELADVYRFFRSGGR from the coding sequence GTGAACGGACCGACCGACGGCCGGCGGTCGCTCGAACGACTGTTCGGCGCCGGCGGCGCCCTGTCGAGGCTGCTCCCCGAATACGAGACCCGCGACTGCCAGCTCCAGATGGCAGGGTTCGTGGAAGATGCGCTCGCCGCCGGACAGCATGCGCTCGTCGAGGCCGGCACCGGCACCGGCAAATCGCTGGCCTACCTGGCGCCGCTGCTGCGCGCCAAGTCGCAGGCGATCGTGAGCACCGCTACCAAGGCGTTGCAGGATCAGCTCTGGTTCCACGACTTGCCGCTGGCCGTCCGCCTCACGGGCGTGTCGCCGACCGTGGCGCGCTTGAAAGGTCGGGCCAACTATCTCTGCCTGCTGTCGCTGGATGCGCAGGCGCAAATGCCCGACGCGGCGGTCGTGGGGCACATGCCTGAAGTTCGGGCCTGGGCCGACCGCACCACCAGCGGCGACATGGACGAGTTGGGCGAGGGCGCGACGCCGGTGTTGCGCGCCGCGCTGACCCGCGGCACGGAGACCTGCGAGGGACGCCTCTGTCCCTTCGTGCGCGAGTGCTGGGCCGAGAAGGCGCGGACGCAGGCCGCCGACGCCCAGATCGTGATTACCAATCACCATCTGGTGCTGGTGGACGCCAAGCTGCGGTCGGTGGGCGACGAGGACGGGTCCGGCATGCCGCTGCCCCAGGGGGCGCCGGCGGTGCTCGACGAGGCGCACACGCTCGAGGACGCGGCAACCTCCGTCTTCGCGGCGGAGATCGACGCCGGCCGCGCCTCCCGCATGCTCAACACGCGGCGGGTGATCGACGCCGTCGGTCGCGGGCGCGCCGGAACCATTCGGGCGGCGCTGGAAGCGTCCACGGCGGCATTTGCCCAGGTCGAGCGCATGTTGGGCGCCGGCCGATCGCCGATCCGGGAGGAGGTCCCCGCCGGAATCCGGCTGGCGGAGTTGGCCACCGACCTGGCCGAGGCGGTAGGCGAGGTTGCCGACGGCGAGGAGGGCGCCTGGCTTAGTCGCCGGCTGCGCGAGCTGGCGATGGACGCCGACCGAGTCTTTCGCGTCGGCGACCCGGATTGGGTGCACTACGCGGAGCGGTCCGACGAACGCGGCATCGTCGCGACCGCCGCCCCAATCGACGTGGCTTCGACCTTCAAGCGGCTGGTGGCCGACCGCCGGCAGGTGATCGGCACGTCGGCCACGCTCACCGTCGGGGGCTCGTTTGACTACACGGCCGATCGACTGGGCCTGGCCGGCGCCGAGGGGATGGTGACCGAGCCGGCGTTCGACTATCGGCGCCAAGCGCTCTTGTATCTGCCGCATGACGTCGCCGAACCGCCGGCGGGCGGCGGCGCCTCGGAGGTCTACGCAGCCGCCGTCGCCGCCCGCATCGAGGCGCTCGTGCAGGCCTCGGGCGGCGGCGCGTTTTGCCTGTTCACCAGCCACCGGGCGCTGCGCGACGCTTGGCGCCGGCTTTCGGGCCGGCTCGCGTTTCCCGTGCTGCGCCAGGGCCAGGCGCCCACGCCGGTACTGCTCGACCAGTTCCGCGCGGCCGGCAACGCCGTTCTCTTCGGCACGCGGTCGTTCTGGGAGGGCGTCGACGTGCCGGGCGAGGCGCTGAGCCTGGTCATCATCACGCGGTTGCCGTTTGCCGTGCCCGACGATCCCGTCATTGCCGCGCGCACCGACCGCCTGCGCGCCGAGGGCCGGAACTGGTTCGGCGAGTTCGCCCTGCCGCGCGCCACACTGCTGCTCAAGCAAGGCGTGGGCCGGCTGATTCGCTCGAGCCAGGACCGCGGCGTGGTGGCCATCCTGGATCGCAGGCTGACCACCCGCCGCTACGGCGACCTGGTGCTGGACTCGCTGCCGCCAGCGCGGCGCACCGCCGAGCTGGCGGATGTCTACCGCTTCTTCAGGTCCGGCGGCCGCTGA